The nucleotide sequence ATCTCGTAGAGCCGGTAGGCGGGCTCCTTGAGGCGCGGGGGAATGATCTCCACGGGTATCCAGACTACTGTTGATGGCCAAACCCCATGCTGCTTAGTGGAGGTGGAGTGCAGTGAATACGAGCAAGGCCGACACCGCCTTCGACACGGCCGACGAAGCACAGCAGCCGCCGCCGCGGAGCTACGCGGAGGACCTGCCCACTGCCGTCGCCGACGGCGTCGCGCAGTTCCTCGGCAAGCCCCGCGCGCGCGGCTGGATCCACGTGTACTCGGCGGTGGTCGCGACGATCGCGGGCGCGGCGCTGGTGTCGGTGTCGTGGTCGGTGGAGTCGACCCGGGCCGGTCTGGCGACGCTGCTGTACACGTTCACCATCGTCGCGATGTTCGCCGTCAGCGGCACCTACCACCGGGTCAACTGGCGTTCGCCGTCGGCGCGCAAGTGGATGAAGCGCGCCGACCACTCGATGATCTTCGTCTTCATCGCGGGTAGCTACACGCCGTTCGCCCTGCTCGCACTGCCGTCACAAAAGGGCATGGTGCTGTTCTGGATCGTCTGGGGCGGCGCACTGGCAGGCGTCCTGCTGAAGTGCTTCTGGCCGTCGGCGCCGCGCTGGGTGGGCGTGCCGCTGTACATCCTGCTGGGCTGGGTGGCGGCGTGGTTCATCGGGCCGATCATGGACGGCGCGGGCGTCGCGGCGGTCGTGCTGTTGATCGTCGGCGGCGCGCTCTACAGCATCGGCGGCGTGCTGTACGGGCTGAAGTGGCCGAACCCGTGGCCCACCACGTTCGGTCACCACGAGTTCTTCCACGCCTGCACCGCGGTCGCGGCGATCTGTCACTACATCGCGATGTGGTTCGCCGTCTTCTAGCGACGTCAGAGCTGGGTGACGTCGTCCTGCGACCAGTAGGCCTTCATCGAGGCGATCCGGGCGTCCTCGTCGAACGTCATGACGCTGATGATCTCGATGCGCATGCCGCCCGCGTCCCCGAACTTCACGGTGAGGTTCCAGAAGAAGGCAGCCTCGTGACCGAGGGCGCGCAGCGTGACCATCTCCGCGGAGCAGTTCGCGCCGGCGATGTTGGCGTAGAAACCGTGGATGGCCTGACGGCCGATGTGCACCTCGCCGCCGACCGGGTCCTCGACCGTGGCGTCGTCGGCGTAGAGGTTCGCGATGTCGTCGGTCGCACCCTTCTCGACGGCCTCGAGGTAGCGGTGCACGGTCTGGCGGATCTGCTCGGCGCTCGGCATGAGCCGCACGCTACACGGCGGCCGACGGGGCCGACGCGAGATCCGCGGCGGTGGTGACGGGCAGGTCAGCGGCAGGACCGGCGCTACGGGCCCGGGTCGCGACGGGGTCCGCCGGCGCCGCCGCCCGCGGCGTCCGGAGGGCCGACGGTGTGATCGTCGACGGTGCCGTCGTCGAGGGCCTGGTCGGGTTCGGGGTGCTCGGGATCGAACGATTCCGGAAGCCGCTTGAGGTGGCGGTTCATCGACCACACCAGCAGGAAGGTGCCGATCAACAGGACCACGACGACGAGCAGCCCGAACGGGCTCGCCTTGCCGAAGTCCGGTCCGGTCTCGCGGGGCGTGTCGTCGGCGAGCAGGCCCGCGACGAGCAGCAGCGAGTCCGTCACGGCTCGATCCCGGTGAAGAGGTCGTCCTCGGGCAGGGTCAGCGGCACCCGCGACCGTGCGATCTCGTACTCCTCAGTGGGCCACAGCCGCTGCTGCCACTCCATCGGGGTGGTGAAGAAGAAGCTGTTCGGGTCGATCTGCGTGGCGTGCGCCAGCAGCGCCCGGTCCCGCTGGTCGAAGTACTTGGCGCACTCGATGCGGGTGGTGACGCGCTTGGAGAGCAGGTCGTCGTTCGGGTCCCAGTTCTCCAGCCACTTGGCGAACGGGCCCTCCTGGCCGTGCCGGGCGAACTCGTCCTGTAGCACCTGCATGCGCTGCCGCAGGAAGCCGTGGTTGTAGTAGAGCTTCGCGACGTTCCAGGGCTCGCCCGCCTCGGGGTACAGCCGGTAGTCGCCGGCCGCCTCGTAGGCGGCGACGGATACCTGGTGGCAGCGGATGTGGTCCGGGTGCGGGTAGCCACCGGTCTCGTCGTAGGTGGTCATGACGTGCGGCTTGAACTCGCGGATGACCTTGACCAGGGCCTCGACGGGCTGCTCGATGGGCACCACGGCGAAGCAGCCGTCGGGCAGCGGCGGCAGCGGATCGCCCTCGGGCAGACCGGAGTCGATGAAGCCCAGCCAGTGGTGCTCGACGCCGAGGATCTCGGCGGCCTTCGCCATCTCGTCGCGGCGGATCTCGTGGATCCGGCCGTGCACCTCGGGCAGGTCCATCGCGGGGTTCAGGATGTCGCCGCGCTCGCCGCCGGTCAGCGACACCACCATGACGCGGGCACCCTCGTCGGCGTACTTCGCCATGGTCGCCGCACCCTTGCTGGACTCGTCGTCCGGGTGGGCGTGCACCGCCATCAGTCGCAGTTCACTCACTCGTGCCTACCTGCTCGCTTCACTCGTCGCGGACTCGTCGGTGGATTGCAACGCGTCCTGACGTCCTATAGTTCCAGTCCGAGTCCGCGCGTCCGAACTCAACCCGTCCCCGCGCACCCGAAGGGCCCCATGATCGAGCGCCCCGCCGCCCGCTACGGGCGTCAGCGTCTGTCGCGCCGCGCCCGGCGCCGCATCGCGATCGGGCTGACGCTGCTCATCGTCGCGGTGGGCGTGGTGATCGCACTCATCGGCTACCAGCGTCTCGGCACGGCCGAGGTGAAGGGCGAACTCAGCGCCTACCGCCTGATCGACGGACACACCGCCGAGGTGACGATCGGCGTCACCCGGCAGGACCCCGCCCAGCCGGTGGTGTGCATCGTGCGCGCCCGCTCGGTCGACGGCAGCGAGGTGGGCCGTCGTGAACTGCTGGTACCGCCGTCGGATCGGGACACCGTGCAGGTGACCACCATCGTGAAGACCACCCGCGAGCCGGCCGTCGGCGACGTCTACGGATGCGGCACCGACGTGCCGTCCTACCTGGTCACGCCGTCGCAGGCGCCGCCGGCCGGCTAGCGCCGGGGCCTGTGGGCGGACCGCCCGGGGCGGCGCGTCGGCGACCATTCGACCAACGCCGCGCAGCGAAACCGTGAAAAGCGGTTGACCTCGCGGTGGTATCATTGGCGCATACACGGTTCCGCTATGGGCCGTGTATTGCTGCATTTGCGTGGGGGGCAACGGCTGTGATCGCGGCAACACACGGCTTCGACGACCACAACCGACCGCGCTAGACGAACCGAGCGCGAAAGACCAAGACAGGAGCGCGACGAGATGACCGACACCCAGGTGACCTGGCTGACCCAGGAGTCGCACGACCGGCTCAAGGCGGAACTCGACGAGCTGATCGCCAACCGCCCCGTGATCGCGGCCGAGATCAACGACCGCCGCGAGGAGGGCGACCTCCGCGAGAACGGCGGCTACCACGCCGCCCGCGAAGAGCAGGGCCAGCAGGAGGCCCGCATCCGCCAGCTGCAGGAGCTGCTGAACAGCGCCAAGGTCGGCGAGGCGCCCAAGCAGTCCGGCATCGCCCTGCCCGGCTCGGTCGTCACCGTGTACTACGACGGCGACGAGTCCGACGAGGAGACCTTCCTGATCGCCACCCGCCAGGAGGGCGT is from Mycolicibacterium grossiae and encodes:
- the greA gene encoding transcription elongation factor GreA, whose protein sequence is MTDTQVTWLTQESHDRLKAELDELIANRPVIAAEINDRREEGDLRENGGYHAAREEQGQQEARIRQLQELLNSAKVGEAPKQSGIALPGSVVTVYYDGDESDEETFLIATRQEGVSDGKIEVYSPNSPLGGALLDAKVGETREYTVPNGNTIKVTLVKAEPYRP
- a CDS encoding DUF4307 domain-containing protein, whose translation is MIERPAARYGRQRLSRRARRRIAIGLTLLIVAVGVVIALIGYQRLGTAEVKGELSAYRLIDGHTAEVTIGVTRQDPAQPVVCIVRARSVDGSEVGRRELLVPPSDRDTVQVTTIVKTTREPAVGDVYGCGTDVPSYLVTPSQAPPAG
- the mca gene encoding mycothiol conjugate amidase Mca, which codes for MSELRLMAVHAHPDDESSKGAATMAKYADEGARVMVVSLTGGERGDILNPAMDLPEVHGRIHEIRRDEMAKAAEILGVEHHWLGFIDSGLPEGDPLPPLPDGCFAVVPIEQPVEALVKVIREFKPHVMTTYDETGGYPHPDHIRCHQVSVAAYEAAGDYRLYPEAGEPWNVAKLYYNHGFLRQRMQVLQDEFARHGQEGPFAKWLENWDPNDDLLSKRVTTRIECAKYFDQRDRALLAHATQIDPNSFFFTTPMEWQQRLWPTEEYEIARSRVPLTLPEDDLFTGIEP
- the trhA gene encoding PAQR family membrane homeostasis protein TrhA; the encoded protein is MPTAVADGVAQFLGKPRARGWIHVYSAVVATIAGAALVSVSWSVESTRAGLATLLYTFTIVAMFAVSGTYHRVNWRSPSARKWMKRADHSMIFVFIAGSYTPFALLALPSQKGMVLFWIVWGGALAGVLLKCFWPSAPRWVGVPLYILLGWVAAWFIGPIMDGAGVAAVVLLIVGGALYSIGGVLYGLKWPNPWPTTFGHHEFFHACTAVAAICHYIAMWFAVF
- a CDS encoding nuclear transport factor 2 family protein: MPSAEQIRQTVHRYLEAVEKGATDDIANLYADDATVEDPVGGEVHIGRQAIHGFYANIAGANCSAEMVTLRALGHEAAFFWNLTVKFGDAGGMRIEIISVMTFDEDARIASMKAYWSQDDVTQL